A window of the Arenibacter algicola genome harbors these coding sequences:
- a CDS encoding Gfo/Idh/MocA family protein → MANRRSFLEKIGKGAAFSTLALSLPSPLFSQLKLGKPPVVKNKIIGIIGAENSHTRGFGKMFNLDKKFPGWEVKYVWGEKEEFAQQAKTEGGIPNIVKDPLEMMGKIDALIVDHRHGDLHLDAALPFVKAGIPTFIDKPFCYSSQASKIFLEMARAVGTPVTSYSSIAHSYATEDMRKQLAELKDINQVTCYGKADINSIYGGFFFYGVHMVEPLIYLFDEKIVSARFNKNDKENLNSTASLIFENGKMATLIITTKKYGWQTFVETDEGVVELKSRAVTVDPDKNYVDMVNMFSTGKEPRSHESIIHGIAVLEAVQKSIVSGNWESVIS, encoded by the coding sequence ATGGCAAATAGAAGATCATTTTTAGAAAAAATAGGAAAAGGGGCAGCATTTTCAACCTTGGCCCTGTCCTTACCGTCACCTTTGTTTTCCCAGCTAAAATTAGGAAAACCGCCGGTGGTGAAAAATAAGATTATTGGTATCATTGGTGCCGAGAATTCACATACCAGAGGTTTTGGTAAAATGTTCAATTTGGATAAAAAATTTCCGGGATGGGAGGTCAAATATGTGTGGGGTGAAAAAGAGGAATTTGCCCAACAGGCCAAGACCGAAGGAGGCATTCCCAATATTGTAAAAGATCCCTTGGAAATGATGGGCAAGATAGATGCATTGATTGTTGATCATCGGCATGGCGATCTTCACTTGGATGCGGCGCTCCCGTTTGTAAAGGCCGGAATACCCACCTTTATAGACAAACCATTTTGCTATAGCAGTCAGGCTTCAAAAATATTCCTTGAAATGGCTAGGGCGGTCGGTACTCCGGTAACTTCCTACAGTTCAATTGCCCACAGTTATGCCACGGAGGATATGAGGAAGCAATTGGCTGAACTAAAGGACATAAATCAAGTTACTTGTTACGGTAAGGCCGATATCAATTCCATATATGGAGGCTTTTTCTTTTATGGAGTGCATATGGTAGAACCTCTGATCTATCTTTTTGATGAAAAAATTGTTTCGGCTAGATTCAATAAGAACGACAAGGAGAACTTGAACAGTACTGCCAGTTTAATTTTTGAAAATGGAAAGATGGCCACCTTGATCATTACGACCAAAAAGTACGGCTGGCAGACCTTTGTGGAGACAGATGAAGGAGTGGTTGAATTAAAGTCCAGGGCAGTGACCGTTGATCCGGATAAAAATTATGTGGATATGGTAAACATGTTCAGCACAGGAAAGGAACCACGCAGCCACGAGAGTATTATTCACGGTATTGCAGTGTTGGAAGCAGTTCAAAAATCTATAGTTTCAGGTAATTGGGAATCCGTTATATCATAA
- a CDS encoding Gfo/Idh/MocA family protein, which produces MKSNSNSSSRRSFIKKTAASSAFIATAGILPQFSAKSYGRILGANDRINVSMMGVNSRGNALAQNFASQKNAEVIHVCDVDSRAILKCLDSVKGRQDRKPKTFTDFRKSLESKDVDAMVIAAPDHWHAPASLLAMEAGKHVYVEKPCSHNPNEGEILVQAAQKYGKVIQMGNQRRSWPNVVEGIKALQSGAIGKVYFGKGWYTNNRKSIGIGKEVEVPNWLDWDLWQGPAPRMKYKDNIVHYNWHWLWHWGTGEALNNGTHMIDLLRWGMQVDYPVKVSSNGGRYRYQDDWETPDTQVINLDFAEGLSMSWEGRSCNGKSIEGSSVGVMFYGENGSMLIPGGNSYSIFDLEGELIKEVKNTQEIDPRNNSNPAELLDALHIQNMFSAIHDGASLNADIDSGHKSTLLVQLGNIAQRTGRSLDIDPTNGHILKDSDAQKLWGRTYENGWEMKL; this is translated from the coding sequence ATGAAATCAAATTCAAATTCAAGTTCAAGAAGAAGTTTTATTAAAAAAACAGCGGCCAGTTCGGCCTTTATAGCTACCGCTGGAATCCTGCCACAATTTAGTGCCAAAAGTTATGGCCGTATTCTAGGTGCCAACGATCGGATCAATGTATCTATGATGGGGGTCAATAGTAGAGGGAATGCCTTGGCACAAAATTTTGCTAGTCAAAAGAACGCTGAGGTAATCCATGTTTGTGATGTGGACAGTAGGGCCATCCTAAAATGTTTGGATTCTGTAAAGGGTAGACAGGACAGGAAGCCAAAAACCTTTACGGATTTCAGAAAATCCTTGGAAAGCAAGGATGTGGACGCCATGGTGATTGCAGCGCCAGATCATTGGCATGCACCTGCATCACTCTTGGCCATGGAAGCGGGAAAACATGTATATGTAGAAAAACCATGTAGCCACAACCCCAATGAAGGGGAAATTTTGGTGCAGGCCGCACAAAAATATGGAAAGGTAATACAGATGGGGAACCAGCGTCGCTCTTGGCCCAATGTGGTTGAAGGGATTAAGGCTTTGCAATCAGGTGCCATTGGCAAGGTGTATTTTGGTAAAGGATGGTATACCAACAACCGCAAATCCATAGGGATAGGGAAGGAAGTAGAGGTGCCCAATTGGCTGGACTGGGACCTTTGGCAAGGTCCGGCGCCCAGAATGAAGTATAAGGACAATATTGTGCATTACAATTGGCATTGGTTATGGCATTGGGGTACAGGCGAGGCCCTAAATAATGGCACCCATATGATCGACTTATTGCGTTGGGGCATGCAGGTGGACTATCCAGTTAAGGTAAGCTCAAACGGAGGCAGATATAGGTATCAGGACGATTGGGAGACACCGGATACACAGGTAATCAATTTGGATTTTGCAGAAGGATTGTCCATGTCCTGGGAAGGTAGGAGCTGTAATGGTAAGTCTATAGAAGGAAGTTCGGTTGGCGTTATGTTCTATGGGGAAAATGGCAGTATGCTAATCCCTGGAGGTAATAGCTATAGCATTTTCGATTTGGAGGGTGAATTGATCAAAGAAGTTAAGAATACCCAAGAAATAGATCCCAGAAACAATTCCAACCCGGCAGAACTCTTGGATGCCTTGCACATACAGAATATGTTCAGTGCTATCCACGATGGTGCAAGCCTTAATGCTGATATAGACTCGGGTCATAAAAGCACCTTATTGGTGCAATTGGGGAATATTGCTCAGCGCACGGGGAGGTCTTTGGATATAGATCCCACTAATGGTCACATTTTGAAGGATAGCGATGCCCAAAAATTATGGGGTCGAACTTATGAAAACGGTTGGGAAATGAAATTGTAA
- a CDS encoding DUF6807 domain-containing protein codes for MGVRVLGYLVLLAFFGSCGNGKSKKNDVSPSQDMVKPGIRIENKVSEQKVDVYFGDELFTSYIYPDNIMKPCLWPIVTSEGTEITRKYPLKKVAGERADHPHHIGMWMNYGDVNGIDYWGHSEATPEDRKPFSGVIRHQEVVEADANDSQGTIRVQTNWEAQGRTQIKEDIEFHFMDKGRVRIIDWISTLTAQEDILFKDTKEGMFAIRVSRELELPSDDPLTLTDAHGNPETIKVINNDMVSGDYLSSEGMKGEDVWGTRAKWMKLFGKYKEENVAVVILDHEKNPGYPAYWHARGYGLFAVNPLGQNVFSEGKETMDLRLKKGESVRFAFRTLVCSGEISNEEINVLGKEFSGLY; via the coding sequence ATGGGAGTAAGAGTACTTGGATATTTAGTGTTGTTGGCTTTTTTTGGTTCCTGTGGCAATGGCAAGTCCAAAAAGAACGATGTAAGTCCTTCGCAGGATATGGTAAAGCCTGGCATTAGGATAGAAAATAAAGTATCGGAACAAAAAGTGGATGTCTACTTCGGGGATGAATTATTTACTTCCTACATCTACCCCGATAATATAATGAAGCCCTGCTTATGGCCCATAGTGACTTCGGAAGGTACGGAGATTACACGTAAATATCCATTGAAGAAAGTAGCCGGAGAGCGCGCGGATCATCCACATCACATAGGAATGTGGATGAATTATGGCGATGTTAACGGTATTGATTATTGGGGGCATTCCGAGGCTACCCCTGAAGATCGCAAGCCATTTAGTGGCGTTATCAGGCATCAAGAGGTTGTTGAGGCCGATGCCAATGATTCCCAAGGAACAATACGGGTCCAAACCAATTGGGAAGCTCAGGGACGTACACAGATAAAGGAAGACATTGAGTTTCATTTTATGGACAAGGGGAGGGTGAGGATTATAGATTGGATAAGCACCTTAACGGCCCAAGAGGATATTTTGTTCAAGGATACCAAAGAGGGAATGTTTGCCATTAGGGTTAGTCGCGAACTGGAGCTGCCATCCGATGACCCTTTAACATTAACCGATGCACATGGAAATCCTGAGACTATTAAGGTAATAAATAATGACATGGTTTCTGGGGATTACTTGAGCAGTGAAGGTATGAAAGGTGAAGATGTTTGGGGAACCCGGGCCAAATGGATGAAGCTCTTTGGAAAGTATAAGGAGGAGAATGTTGCCGTCGTGATTCTGGACCATGAAAAGAATCCGGGATATCCGGCCTATTGGCACGCAAGGGGCTATGGACTTTTTGCCGTAAACCCATTGGGTCAGAATGTGTTTTCGGAAGGAAAGGAAACTATGGACTTGCGTTTGAAAAAAGGGGAGTCGGTTCGTTTTGCCTTCAGGACACTGGTGTGCTCTGGAGAAATTTCCAACGAAGAGATCAATGTCCTAGGGAAGGAGTTTTCCGGCCTTTACTAG